GTGGGGGTTGCCGCCGGAGGGGACGCCTAACACGTTCTGGACGTTCAACACAACCTGATTGGGCGTGGCGCTGGCGTTGATGAGCTGCTGGCACCACGTGTCATATCCCTCTCCGTTTTCGATAACAAGCTGCGCATCCGCGACTGCCCGCGCATCGGACGTGTTCGCCTCGTATTCATGCGGGTCGGCGTTAGGGTCTGAGACGATGCTCGTCACGCTGACATGGGTTCCGCCCATCTGGGAGATGAGGCTTCCCCAGAAGTTCTCCGCAGCGACGACGTGAATCACGCTCGAGTCGGAGCGGGAGGGGCCCCCCAATAGCGCGAATCCCACCACGCCCACAGCAAGAATGGCCACGAGCGTGACCGCGACCAGCTTCCACATCTTGTTCATACGACCTTCCTCCGGGGCCTGCGCCTACCCAGCCCGCGCCGAGGCGCGGCATTCGGTGATTGGCTCTCCGTGGGGACATGCGGTGGGGTGCTGCTCCACGCGGCAGATCTCGTCGACCGTCCGATGCGACATCGCCAGATCGATTTCGCGAGCCGCCGCGCACGTCTCTGCCGGGGCGAGGCCCAGGCTGCCGAAGAGAGTCTCGGCGACGCGGTGGTGCCGACGGTACTCCTCGAGCGTGCGGCGACCCTTGTCCGTCAGCCGGCTCTTGCCGCGGTGGCGCGCGACGAGTCCGAATCCCTCGAGCAGTGTAAGGTGGCCGAGTGCGGAGGGGGCGGTGACCCCGAGCGCAGAGGCGATGTGCTTAAGCGAGACTCCCCGCTCCGGCGTCTCCTTGACCGAGATGACCTGGAGGGCGTCCACCTGCCGACGGGTCAGTCTCTGAAGCGTCTCCATGGCGGACCATTAACGGTGGGTCGAATATATAGCTGACCCTAATTATTAGGTGCGCCTAATTGCTGCTGCTTCCTGCCCTGGGCGCTATCCCCATGCCTTTGGTACAAGATTCGCACGTTGAGGTTCCCCAAGAGTTCCCTGTTCCCTTCCGGCCGAGTCGGGAAGCGATGGGACGGAGGCGGGGGTACACGCCGAGGCGGGGGTACACGCCGAGGCGGGCGTCACGGTCGCTCGAAGATGCACCATTTCCAATCAGGCGACTCAATCCATTTGGTCTTTCCAAGGTTCATGCGTGGGTAGCCCTCGA
The nucleotide sequence above comes from Thermoplasmata archaeon. Encoded proteins:
- a CDS encoding metal-dependent transcriptional regulator is translated as METLQRLTRRQVDALQVISVKETPERGVSLKHIASALGVTAPSALGHLTLLEGFGLVARHRGKSRLTDKGRRTLEEYRRHHRVAETLFGSLGLAPAETCAAAREIDLAMSHRTVDEICRVEQHPTACPHGEPITECRASARAG